One segment of Rhodopirellula baltica SH 1 DNA contains the following:
- a CDS encoding serine hydroxymethyltransferase, which yields MSFIQSQDPAIWDAIQAETTRQQDGLEMIASENYTSPAIMEAVGSILTNKYAEGYPGRRYYGGCEHVDVVETIAIDRAKELFGAEAANVQPHSGSQANAAVYLSCLEVGDTVLGLDLAQGGHLTHGMKLNMSGRLYNFVNYGVDKVNHRLDFDQIVKLAREHKPKLIVAGASAYPREIPHDRFKEIADEVGAKLMVDMAHYAGLVAAKIHNSPVPYADYVTTTTHKTLRGPRSGLIMCKEEHLKLVNRNVFPGTQGGPLMHVVAGKAICFAEAMTEEYAHYGQAVVDNAKTLADTLLSCGLRLVSGGTDNHLMLVDVTAVDLGGKKAEAVLDACGITVNMNMIPFDQRKPMDPSGIRIGTPALTTRGMGGDEMKRIGQWIYNALSDSDNAALHESIRTEIREMVQAFPVPAAAESPATVA from the coding sequence ATGAGCTTCATTCAGTCACAAGACCCCGCCATTTGGGACGCGATCCAAGCCGAAACGACTCGTCAGCAAGACGGTTTGGAAATGATCGCCAGCGAAAACTACACCAGCCCAGCGATCATGGAAGCCGTTGGGAGCATCCTGACCAACAAATACGCGGAGGGTTATCCCGGCCGTCGTTACTACGGCGGTTGCGAGCACGTCGACGTCGTGGAGACGATTGCGATTGATCGAGCCAAGGAGTTGTTCGGTGCCGAAGCCGCCAACGTCCAGCCTCACAGTGGTTCGCAAGCCAACGCGGCGGTGTATCTGAGCTGCCTCGAAGTCGGTGACACCGTGCTGGGATTGGATTTGGCCCAAGGCGGCCACCTGACTCACGGCATGAAGCTGAACATGAGCGGCCGACTCTACAACTTCGTCAACTACGGCGTGGACAAAGTCAATCATCGCTTGGACTTCGACCAAATCGTCAAATTGGCTCGTGAGCACAAACCCAAGCTGATCGTCGCTGGTGCAAGTGCTTACCCTCGCGAAATTCCTCACGATCGATTCAAAGAAATCGCGGATGAGGTCGGCGCGAAGCTGATGGTCGACATGGCCCACTACGCCGGTTTGGTCGCCGCAAAAATTCACAACAGCCCAGTGCCGTATGCGGACTACGTAACCACGACGACCCACAAAACGCTTCGTGGGCCTCGCAGTGGCCTGATCATGTGCAAAGAAGAGCACCTGAAACTCGTCAACCGCAACGTGTTCCCCGGCACTCAGGGTGGCCCGTTGATGCACGTCGTTGCGGGCAAGGCGATCTGCTTCGCCGAGGCGATGACCGAGGAATACGCCCATTACGGGCAAGCTGTGGTCGACAACGCGAAAACGTTGGCCGACACCTTGCTGAGCTGTGGACTGCGACTGGTCAGCGGCGGAACCGACAACCACCTGATGCTGGTCGATGTCACCGCTGTGGATCTGGGTGGCAAGAAAGCCGAAGCGGTCCTCGATGCTTGCGGCATCACGGTGAACATGAATATGATCCCATTTGACCAACGTAAACCGATGGATCCATCTGGTATCCGAATCGGGACGCCGGCACTGACCACCCGTGGAATGGGTGGCGACGAGATGAAACGAATCGGCCAATGGATTTACAATGCGTTGTCCGATTCCGACAACGCGGCGCTTCACGAATCCATCCGCACCGAAATTCGCGAAATGGTGCAGGCATTCCCTGTCCCTGCCGCCGCTGAATCTCCCGCCACCGTTGCCTGA
- a CDS encoding response regulator, whose translation MHRILIADDNTANRELLEAYLVNIDCELETAVDGEDTLAKVESFQPDLILLDVMMPKLSGFEVCEKLKADSATSNIMILMVTALSELGDIERGVQAGTDDFLSKPVNRIELTKRVENMLKLKGTTDELSRLRLYIQEMEER comes from the coding sequence ATGCATCGGATCCTGATTGCTGACGACAACACTGCCAACCGCGAACTGCTGGAGGCCTATTTGGTCAACATCGATTGCGAATTGGAAACCGCGGTGGACGGGGAAGACACGCTTGCCAAAGTCGAATCGTTCCAACCGGATTTGATCCTGTTGGATGTGATGATGCCGAAGCTAAGCGGATTCGAAGTTTGCGAAAAACTGAAAGCGGACTCCGCAACCAGCAACATCATGATTCTGATGGTCACCGCTCTGAGTGAACTGGGTGACATCGAGCGTGGTGTGCAAGCTGGAACGGATGATTTCTTGAGCAAACCCGTCAACCGAATTGAGTTGACCAAGCGGGTTGAAAACATGCTGAAGCTCAAAGGCACGACCGATGAGCTTTCGCGTCTGCGGCTCTACATCCAAGAGATGGAAGAACGCTGA
- a CDS encoding zinc-dependent metalloprotease translates to MNRICRVVATIAAVAVTTVGSALTSSAADLPPFSKISEGYKQLPVSDQQAKKGLFNVWQHEKEASVIAELPKNFAGKKFFVALTLSSGDRYAGLQSGDWVVQWRRYNDRLALIAPNLDIRATGDAESKASVKRLFTDRVLLDVPILAMGPNGGPVVDMDSLLIGNATTFFGSSVRLANSRLFTVEAAKVFPENVELAFEVVGRGGRLQTLHYSFSEVPSSSSGFKPREADERVGFFVTSFSDLSQYQDDETKVRYINRWQLEKRDPKLKLSPPKEPIRFYVEHTAPVRYRRWIKQGVDYWNKAFEKVGIVDAIVIEYQDAVSKIHMEKDPEDVRYNFIRWLNNDVGTAIGPSRVHPETGQILDADIILTDGWIRHFNFNYNDLMPQLAMEGVSAETLAWLGSHPNWDPRVRMGAKESANSLRAKYAMEAQQPMAGFAMAQADPALLGDDEYDGLMGQVSQKNGLCMAASGRSMDLAFARMNWGLALMADEEAEKKKDEDAKEKAEADKADKDEKKDDSESKDGDKEEKDEEAKDDEKSDDDKKEVAKKDDEKEKDELLDGIPEWFVGPLLADLVAHEVGHTLGLRHNFKASALYTIDEINSDELKGKKTFTASVMDYCPINYRYEAGDVQGDYGMIDIGPYDFWAIEYGYTFEDSKLKEILKRCSEPELQFATDEDTSGPDPYARRYDFGKDPLTYAEEQMRLAQLYRDRLLEKFVKDGDSWAKARRGYELTLAIQTKAVSMMSNWIGGAFVNRDKKGDPGNRVPVEVVPAKDQRAALQFVIDTSFRDKSYGLTTEILERLGIDKWLDNGRGGMSNEATWPIHDRVLGMQASTLTLIMNPTTLRRVYDNELRLPAETDALTLPELLNTVSDAVWEELDQPCPDDRNDRKPMITSLRRNLQREHIQRLVDLVLEEGQDTAAYHPISNLARMQLRTLSSRMGSTIEKCGNKMDAYSLAHLTECKERVERALEAGYTYGGGNPGAPMLMMLMGNEAKSPSNED, encoded by the coding sequence ATGAATCGAATCTGCCGTGTCGTGGCCACGATTGCCGCCGTAGCGGTGACAACTGTTGGAAGCGCGTTGACCAGTTCCGCCGCCGACTTGCCACCATTCTCGAAAATTTCTGAAGGCTACAAGCAGCTTCCAGTTTCTGATCAGCAAGCCAAAAAAGGCTTGTTCAACGTTTGGCAACACGAAAAAGAAGCCTCGGTGATTGCCGAGTTGCCCAAGAATTTCGCGGGCAAAAAGTTCTTTGTTGCTTTGACGCTCAGCAGCGGTGACCGCTATGCCGGATTGCAATCCGGTGACTGGGTCGTTCAGTGGCGTCGCTACAACGATCGCCTTGCGTTGATCGCTCCAAACTTGGATATCCGCGCCACCGGTGATGCAGAATCCAAGGCCTCGGTCAAACGATTGTTCACCGACCGTGTTTTGCTTGACGTGCCAATTTTGGCGATGGGCCCCAACGGTGGTCCTGTCGTTGACATGGATAGCTTGTTGATTGGCAATGCAACCACCTTTTTCGGTTCGTCGGTTCGATTGGCCAACAGCCGATTGTTCACCGTCGAAGCAGCCAAGGTATTTCCCGAAAATGTCGAGCTTGCATTTGAAGTCGTCGGCCGTGGCGGTCGCTTGCAAACGCTCCACTATTCATTCAGTGAGGTGCCGAGCAGTTCGAGTGGATTCAAACCGCGGGAAGCGGATGAACGAGTGGGGTTCTTTGTGACCTCGTTCTCGGATTTGAGCCAATACCAAGACGATGAAACGAAGGTTCGCTACATCAATCGATGGCAGCTGGAGAAACGTGATCCAAAGCTGAAGTTGAGCCCACCCAAAGAGCCAATTCGCTTTTATGTGGAGCACACCGCTCCCGTTCGTTACCGTCGTTGGATCAAACAGGGCGTCGACTATTGGAACAAAGCGTTCGAGAAAGTTGGAATCGTTGACGCAATCGTGATCGAGTATCAAGACGCGGTCAGCAAGATCCACATGGAAAAAGATCCTGAAGACGTTCGATACAACTTCATCCGATGGTTGAACAACGACGTTGGAACCGCGATCGGTCCAAGTCGAGTGCACCCCGAAACCGGGCAAATTCTGGATGCTGACATCATTCTGACCGATGGTTGGATTCGTCACTTCAATTTCAACTACAACGATTTGATGCCTCAGTTGGCAATGGAAGGCGTCAGTGCCGAGACTTTGGCATGGCTCGGAAGTCATCCCAACTGGGACCCTCGCGTCCGCATGGGAGCCAAGGAATCAGCCAACTCGCTGCGAGCAAAGTATGCCATGGAAGCACAGCAACCGATGGCAGGTTTCGCGATGGCACAGGCTGATCCGGCGTTGTTGGGCGACGATGAATACGACGGACTGATGGGACAAGTCAGTCAGAAGAACGGTCTGTGCATGGCTGCTTCTGGACGCAGCATGGATCTGGCGTTCGCTCGTATGAACTGGGGTCTGGCTCTGATGGCCGACGAAGAAGCTGAAAAGAAGAAAGATGAAGACGCCAAAGAGAAGGCGGAAGCCGACAAGGCTGACAAAGATGAGAAGAAGGACGACTCGGAGTCCAAGGACGGGGACAAAGAAGAGAAGGATGAAGAGGCCAAAGACGACGAGAAGTCTGACGATGACAAGAAAGAAGTCGCCAAGAAGGACGATGAAAAAGAGAAGGATGAATTGCTGGACGGAATTCCAGAATGGTTCGTCGGTCCATTGCTGGCAGATTTGGTCGCACACGAAGTCGGCCACACTCTTGGGTTGCGTCACAACTTCAAAGCTTCGGCGCTTTACACAATCGACGAGATCAATAGCGATGAATTGAAAGGCAAGAAAACCTTCACCGCATCGGTGATGGACTACTGCCCAATCAACTACCGCTACGAAGCCGGCGATGTCCAAGGCGACTACGGAATGATCGACATCGGTCCTTATGATTTTTGGGCTATCGAATATGGTTACACGTTCGAAGACTCGAAGTTGAAGGAAATCCTGAAACGATGCTCCGAGCCTGAACTGCAGTTTGCCACTGATGAAGACACGAGTGGTCCAGACCCATACGCTCGTCGTTACGACTTTGGCAAAGATCCTCTGACCTACGCCGAAGAGCAAATGCGTTTGGCTCAGCTTTATCGAGATCGTTTGCTTGAGAAGTTTGTCAAAGACGGTGACAGCTGGGCAAAAGCCCGACGCGGATACGAATTGACTTTGGCGATTCAAACCAAAGCGGTCAGCATGATGTCCAATTGGATTGGCGGCGCGTTCGTCAATCGAGACAAGAAAGGCGATCCAGGAAATCGTGTTCCGGTCGAAGTGGTTCCTGCTAAAGACCAGCGTGCTGCGTTGCAGTTTGTGATCGATACCAGTTTCCGAGACAAGTCCTACGGTTTGACCACCGAAATCTTAGAACGACTCGGCATCGACAAATGGCTCGACAACGGCCGTGGCGGAATGTCAAACGAAGCGACCTGGCCGATTCACGATCGAGTGTTGGGGATGCAAGCCAGCACGTTGACGCTGATCATGAACCCAACCACATTGCGTCGGGTTTATGACAACGAACTTCGTCTTCCTGCCGAAACGGATGCTCTAACTCTGCCCGAGTTGTTGAACACGGTTAGCGATGCAGTTTGGGAAGAGTTGGATCAACCTTGTCCGGACGACCGAAACGACCGCAAGCCAATGATCACTTCTCTGCGTCGAAATTTGCAACGCGAACACATCCAGCGTTTGGTGGATTTGGTCCTGGAAGAAGGTCAGGACACTGCCGCATACCATCCGATCAGCAACTTGGCTCGCATGCAATTGCGTACCTTGTCCAGTCGCATGGGGTCGACCATCGAGAAATGTGGCAACAAGATGGACGCCTACAGCCTGGCACACCTAACCGAGTGTAAAGAACGCGTCGAACGTGCATTGGAAGCTGGTTACACCTACGGAGGTGGAAACCCTGGTGCTCCTATGTTGATGATGCTGATGGGTAACGAAGCCAAATCGCCTTCGAACGAAGACTGA
- the queG gene encoding tRNA epoxyqueuosine(34) reductase QueG, whose product MNDLVEQIRETALSEGFAAMGIAPAVTSEGFHQLVDWIEAGYAGSMDYLERRLDAYRHPTGVLEGTKSIIVLAMNYDASNRGPAPSVEGSAYGKTARYTWSGVDYHDVIHPKLKRIVRLIREQVPEANARGIVDTAPLMEREVAVLAGLGWRGKNTLLLNKQLGSYFFLACVLVDIDLPIDQPHDSSHCGTCSACLDACPTDAFPSAGVLDASKCISYLTIENPGLPELSLRSGIDEWAFGCDVCQEVCPWNRRPSRQQNAANGLRGHREPADDSQGHDGWLELTSLFSMTEDQFRSQFRRTPYWRTKRRGMLRNAIIVLGNQKRRDAIELLFTTLNDPDPELRAIAVWAICQMQDSESLDRLRGYRQSENDPIVLAEFPG is encoded by the coding sequence GTGAACGATTTGGTTGAGCAGATCCGCGAGACTGCTCTGTCAGAAGGTTTCGCAGCAATGGGAATCGCGCCAGCGGTCACCAGCGAAGGGTTCCATCAACTGGTCGATTGGATTGAAGCTGGTTACGCCGGTTCAATGGACTACTTGGAACGTCGACTGGATGCTTACCGTCATCCCACCGGAGTGCTCGAAGGCACCAAGTCGATCATCGTCTTGGCGATGAACTACGACGCATCGAACCGCGGGCCGGCACCGTCAGTTGAAGGCTCGGCCTACGGAAAAACCGCTCGCTACACATGGTCGGGTGTCGACTATCACGATGTGATTCATCCCAAGCTGAAACGGATCGTTCGACTGATTCGTGAGCAAGTTCCGGAAGCGAACGCTCGTGGGATCGTCGACACCGCGCCTCTGATGGAACGCGAAGTTGCGGTGCTCGCAGGCTTGGGATGGAGAGGGAAAAATACTTTGCTGCTGAACAAGCAATTGGGCAGCTACTTTTTCCTCGCTTGCGTTTTGGTCGACATCGATTTGCCGATCGATCAACCACATGATTCTAGCCACTGCGGGACCTGTTCCGCTTGTTTGGATGCCTGTCCGACGGATGCGTTTCCCAGTGCCGGGGTGCTGGATGCGTCCAAGTGCATTAGCTATCTGACAATCGAAAACCCTGGTTTGCCCGAATTATCGCTCCGCAGCGGCATTGATGAGTGGGCGTTTGGTTGCGATGTTTGCCAAGAAGTCTGTCCTTGGAACCGGCGCCCTTCGCGGCAGCAAAACGCGGCAAATGGTTTGCGAGGACATCGCGAGCCGGCGGACGACTCTCAAGGCCATGATGGTTGGTTGGAGCTGACTTCGCTTTTCTCGATGACGGAAGATCAGTTTCGAAGTCAGTTCCGTCGGACGCCGTATTGGAGAACGAAGCGGCGTGGCATGTTGCGAAATGCGATCATTGTTTTGGGGAACCAAAAGCGTCGCGACGCGATCGAACTTTTGTTCACAACCTTGAATGATCCCGATCCCGAATTGCGAGCCATTGCGGTTTGGGCGATTTGTCAGATGCAAGATTCTGAGTCGTTGGATCGGCTGCGGGGATACCGACAATCGGAAAATGACCCGATCGTTTTGGCTGAATTCCCAGGATAA
- a CDS encoding cation:proton antiporter domain-containing protein, whose product MIDTIGTLLLGAADAGAVASESHSSSVEMVHIATTLGMLLTASLLAGLASEFLRLPKVTAYLIAGLLLGPSFGDVIPHEHHLVLEPLTKLAMALVLFYLGTLFPFDQIRRISRRAIPLSFGELVFTVILVTVGTYVLGMSAAQAALLGTLAIATAPATTMFVLRETNAEGPVTSLTGTLVTLNNLVAVIAFELVWLAIEVAGGDASGSISQTVLLLVRSLGGAFLLGLVGGLVISYACEIMHTRRWLVLLVGASALMLGLSESWELPYMLVFLVVGLVVVNSSSGTQKITAQMDSIGGLLTVVFFSVHGSELDLNLLMDVGMIGAGYVVLRSVGKVAGIWFMASRTGAPVEVRTWLGPAMLAQAGVAISLAATATSRNPEMAGEVQTIILGTVVVFEILGPLLTRAAVLKSGEMPIANSIHHTFGTPLGALRNVFTRLAGSAGLLSKKQALSERMRVEQVMRRSVVGIAESADFNEVVHFVEHSHDNTFPVLDEDRCVVGLIRFDLLNQAFFDPHSDHLVRAGDLATPPEVLLHPAQPVRDAVELFRHTTDDCVPVVTDEPPHRLVATVRRSDLTSLLIRDRKAGLS is encoded by the coding sequence ATGATCGACACCATCGGAACCCTTTTGTTAGGTGCTGCTGACGCAGGCGCCGTCGCGAGTGAATCGCACTCAAGTTCCGTCGAGATGGTGCACATCGCGACCACCTTGGGGATGCTTTTGACCGCCAGTTTGTTGGCGGGGCTCGCCAGCGAATTCTTGCGATTGCCAAAGGTTACCGCGTACCTGATCGCGGGCCTGCTGCTTGGTCCCAGCTTTGGCGATGTGATTCCGCACGAGCATCATTTGGTACTGGAACCGCTAACAAAACTCGCGATGGCCTTGGTGTTGTTTTACCTCGGCACCTTGTTTCCATTTGATCAGATCCGGCGAATTTCGCGTCGAGCAATTCCGCTGTCGTTTGGCGAATTGGTATTCACTGTCATCCTGGTGACAGTTGGTACCTATGTGTTGGGCATGTCGGCGGCACAAGCTGCATTGCTTGGAACTTTGGCCATTGCGACCGCTCCGGCCACGACGATGTTTGTGCTGCGGGAAACCAATGCGGAAGGTCCCGTCACCAGTCTCACTGGGACTTTGGTGACATTGAACAATCTGGTCGCGGTGATCGCCTTTGAGTTGGTTTGGTTGGCGATTGAGGTAGCTGGTGGCGACGCGTCGGGCTCAATCAGCCAAACGGTGTTGTTGTTGGTGCGGTCACTCGGCGGAGCTTTCCTGCTTGGGTTGGTCGGCGGGTTGGTAATTAGTTACGCCTGCGAAATCATGCACACGCGGCGGTGGCTGGTGCTGCTGGTTGGTGCTTCGGCATTGATGCTCGGCCTCAGCGAATCGTGGGAGCTGCCGTACATGTTGGTATTCCTGGTCGTCGGTTTGGTCGTGGTGAACTCTTCCAGTGGAACGCAAAAGATCACCGCCCAAATGGACTCGATCGGTGGTCTTCTCACGGTCGTTTTCTTTTCGGTCCACGGAAGCGAGTTGGATCTGAATCTGCTGATGGATGTCGGCATGATCGGGGCTGGCTATGTGGTGCTGCGAAGTGTCGGCAAAGTCGCGGGCATTTGGTTCATGGCTTCGCGAACAGGTGCACCGGTGGAAGTTCGAACCTGGTTGGGTCCCGCGATGTTGGCCCAGGCGGGCGTCGCCATCTCGTTGGCAGCGACTGCAACCTCGCGAAATCCTGAGATGGCTGGCGAAGTGCAGACAATCATCCTCGGAACCGTGGTTGTCTTCGAGATTTTGGGGCCATTGCTGACTCGGGCGGCCGTACTGAAAAGCGGTGAGATGCCGATTGCGAACTCCATTCACCACACATTCGGGACGCCTCTTGGTGCACTGCGGAACGTGTTCACTCGTTTAGCCGGTTCGGCCGGTTTGCTGAGCAAGAAACAAGCGTTGTCAGAACGGATGCGAGTTGAACAAGTGATGCGTCGCAGTGTCGTGGGCATTGCCGAGAGCGCGGACTTCAACGAAGTCGTTCACTTCGTCGAGCATTCGCACGACAACACTTTCCCAGTTCTGGATGAAGACCGATGCGTTGTGGGCTTGATTCGATTTGATTTGCTCAATCAAGCTTTTTTTGATCCGCATTCAGATCACTTGGTTCGCGCAGGTGATCTCGCGACTCCTCCCGAGGTTTTGTTGCATCCGGCTCAGCCCGTACGAGATGCGGTGGAGTTGTTCCGGCATACGACGGATGACTGCGTGCCAGTTGTGACCGATGAGCCACCACATCGTTTGGTTGCTACCGTTCGTCGAAGCGATCTGACGTCGCTTCTTATTCGTGATCGAAAAGCCGGTTTGTCGTGA
- a CDS encoding IRE (iron responsive element), translating into MNRTTVLRRKLVYLMILVVMLIPLYLLGQPSGGGGEGGGRLAQLRGKYDIAESDLGEISPASETMKLASLGLRGVAASLLWKKSHDYRVLHEWDRLKATLNNIALLQPHFDKVWEFQAHNLAYNVSTEFDDYRQRYEMVREGTEFLTKGVNQNRKAPRLVWYTGWFYGQKMGMSDEKEQFRRLFSEDDKLHEDLLEEDIAVDSPEARGPTNKPDNWLVGRLWLNRGYDLVESGVQIRRQTPLNFYETGPKWRLKHAEAIESEGILDERAQNAWQLASTDWKAFGNRSVPTTAAFTIKLGQLDELIRQREDKINLLEEVAGDAYLDARAKAIEKLPPIQQDALSTPEEERTKSQQSIANAAQESVKVDYDAVARATQQSKQLQALQLVEDIKDLDERILKTEGYRKQINYPYWDTLALAEQEERTVRARRLIYEAEKANADAELEKAIGLYEEAFEVWAKIFDDYPILVIDDTAQDLYESLRRYRIAIDSDEMPDDFPLKAFVELMGEYGQVDQDMYEQVRQTQKDLAEKRQAELEAEERRLEEEAAKEEAEKKAAAEEEAETGEETPAESEGEMKADQADEEEVAETEPTETEAEEADAENVDDAEMKESGEADSTEADSTGDGESEASDAETTVEEETPADDVVEEASPETED; encoded by the coding sequence ATGAATCGCACTACTGTTCTGCGACGTAAATTGGTCTATCTGATGATCCTCGTGGTCATGCTGATTCCCTTGTACCTGTTGGGGCAACCCAGCGGAGGTGGCGGGGAAGGCGGCGGCCGCTTGGCTCAGTTGCGAGGCAAGTATGACATTGCCGAGAGCGATCTCGGTGAAATCAGTCCTGCTAGTGAAACGATGAAGCTCGCTTCATTGGGACTTCGTGGGGTGGCGGCATCGCTGCTCTGGAAGAAGTCGCACGATTATCGTGTTTTGCATGAATGGGACCGCTTGAAAGCAACGCTCAACAACATCGCATTGTTGCAGCCTCACTTTGACAAGGTCTGGGAATTCCAGGCTCACAACTTGGCGTACAACGTTTCGACTGAGTTCGACGATTATCGTCAACGATACGAAATGGTCCGCGAAGGAACCGAGTTTCTTACCAAAGGCGTGAACCAAAACCGCAAGGCACCACGATTGGTTTGGTACACCGGTTGGTTCTATGGCCAAAAGATGGGCATGTCAGATGAGAAGGAACAGTTTCGCCGGCTCTTCTCCGAAGACGACAAGCTTCACGAGGATCTTCTTGAAGAAGACATCGCCGTCGACAGCCCGGAAGCTCGTGGTCCAACAAACAAACCTGACAACTGGTTGGTCGGTCGTTTGTGGCTGAACCGAGGTTATGACTTGGTCGAATCCGGTGTTCAAATTCGTCGTCAGACACCATTGAACTTCTATGAAACCGGGCCGAAGTGGCGTCTGAAACACGCCGAAGCGATCGAGTCAGAAGGCATCTTGGACGAGCGTGCTCAGAACGCGTGGCAGTTGGCCTCAACTGATTGGAAAGCCTTCGGCAATCGATCGGTTCCAACTACCGCCGCTTTCACAATCAAGCTTGGCCAGTTGGATGAATTGATCCGGCAAAGAGAAGACAAGATCAATCTGTTGGAAGAAGTCGCTGGTGATGCTTACCTCGACGCCCGAGCAAAGGCGATTGAGAAGCTTCCCCCGATTCAACAAGATGCCTTGTCGACTCCCGAAGAGGAGCGAACGAAGTCTCAACAGTCGATTGCAAACGCCGCTCAGGAATCCGTCAAAGTTGACTACGATGCCGTTGCTCGCGCAACTCAGCAGTCCAAACAGCTTCAGGCTCTTCAGTTGGTCGAAGACATCAAGGATCTCGATGAACGGATTCTGAAGACCGAAGGCTATCGTAAACAGATCAACTATCCTTATTGGGATACGTTGGCACTGGCGGAACAAGAGGAGCGAACCGTTCGAGCTCGTCGATTGATTTACGAAGCCGAAAAGGCGAACGCGGACGCTGAGCTCGAAAAAGCAATCGGTCTGTATGAGGAAGCCTTCGAGGTTTGGGCTAAAATCTTCGACGATTATCCGATCCTCGTGATCGACGACACGGCCCAGGATTTGTATGAGTCGTTGCGTCGTTATCGTATCGCGATCGATTCCGATGAAATGCCGGACGACTTCCCGTTGAAAGCATTCGTTGAATTGATGGGTGAGTACGGACAGGTCGATCAAGACATGTACGAACAAGTTCGCCAAACTCAGAAGGACTTGGCAGAGAAACGGCAGGCTGAATTGGAAGCTGAAGAGCGTCGTTTGGAAGAAGAAGCCGCCAAAGAGGAAGCGGAGAAGAAGGCCGCCGCTGAGGAAGAAGCCGAAACAGGCGAAGAGACCCCAGCGGAGTCAGAAGGCGAAATGAAAGCTGATCAGGCGGACGAGGAAGAAGTTGCCGAGACAGAGCCGACTGAAACAGAAGCCGAAGAAGCTGACGCAGAAAATGTCGATGATGCGGAGATGAAAGAATCCGGCGAAGCGGACTCCACCGAGGCCGATTCGACAGGCGACGGTGAAAGTGAAGCATCCGACGCAGAGACTACGGTCGAGGAAGAGACACCAGCCGATGATGTCGTGGAAGAAGCTTCCCCTGAAACGGAAGACTGA